One Paraburkholderia dioscoreae DNA segment encodes these proteins:
- a CDS encoding type II secretion system F family protein, with protein sequence MSSAVLVFAALALLCAALALLLWQRSAQRKGQVSAERYIDSRVASSGGGAFGAASAMPAGAGVVGGGAGCVGGGAGGGAGGVGSGPGGVGGVGSVGSGPASGARATPARATTHAVIAPQAPPADAGWLAYWRYLRARARFMVRHALARAGIANAKGPAVLAGTLVLLLCGWAALVGGALAAGVALCACVMFFYFLLTLRVNKRRQQIVRQLPLFLDGIVRLITLGNSVPAAFQAALQTTEAPLRECLDYVSRMLRTGVEIDRALSQVALIYGVRELELVGAVLRLSVKYGGRADVMLERMASFMRDLEHAERELVAMSAETRLSSWVLAMLPVGIGGFLILSNPKYFASMWFDPTGRQLVYLAFALQLGGAYLLYRLANLRN encoded by the coding sequence ATGTCTAGCGCGGTTCTGGTCTTCGCGGCGCTTGCGCTGCTCTGCGCGGCGCTTGCATTGCTGCTCTGGCAGCGCAGCGCGCAACGCAAAGGCCAGGTGAGCGCGGAACGCTATATCGACAGCCGCGTGGCGTCTTCTGGTGGGGGCGCCTTTGGCGCTGCTTCCGCCATGCCGGCCGGCGCTGGCGTCGTCGGCGGCGGCGCGGGCTGCGTGGGCGGCGGCGCGGGCGGCGGCGCGGGCGGCGTGGGCAGCGGCCCGGGCGGCGTGGGCGGCGTGGGCAGCGTGGGCAGCGGCCCGGCAAGCGGCGCGCGCGCCACGCCCGCGCGCGCCACGACGCACGCCGTGATTGCACCGCAGGCGCCGCCTGCGGATGCCGGCTGGCTCGCCTATTGGCGTTATCTGCGGGCGCGCGCGCGTTTCATGGTGCGGCATGCGTTGGCGCGTGCGGGCATTGCCAATGCAAAAGGGCCCGCCGTGCTGGCGGGCACGCTGGTGTTGCTGCTGTGCGGCTGGGCCGCGCTGGTCGGCGGCGCGCTCGCGGCCGGCGTTGCGTTGTGCGCCTGCGTGATGTTCTTCTATTTTCTGCTGACGCTGCGCGTGAACAAACGCCGCCAGCAAATCGTGCGGCAGTTGCCGCTGTTTCTCGACGGCATCGTGCGTCTGATCACGCTCGGCAACAGCGTGCCCGCGGCCTTTCAGGCCGCGCTGCAAACGACCGAGGCGCCGTTGCGCGAATGCCTCGACTACGTGTCGCGGATGCTGCGCACCGGCGTCGAAATCGACCGTGCGCTTTCCCAGGTCGCGCTGATCTACGGCGTGCGCGAACTCGAACTGGTGGGCGCCGTGCTGCGCCTGTCGGTCAAATACGGCGGCCGCGCCGACGTGATGCTCGAACGGATGGCTTCGTTCATGCGCGACCTCGAACACGCCGAGCGCGAACTGGTGGCGATGTCGGCGGAAACGCGGTTGTCGTCCTGGGTGCTGGCCATGCTGCCGGTGGGCATCGGCGGTTTTCTGATCCTCTCCAATCCTAAGTATTTCGCTTCGATGTGGTTCGATCCGACCGGCCGGCAACTCGTCTATCTGGCGTTTGCTTTGCAACTGGGTGGGGCATATCTGCTCTATCGCCTTGCGAACCTGAGGAATTGA
- a CDS encoding sigma 54-interacting transcriptional regulator, with translation MRTTTKIEELDIYVWEGKADIVDRVARCMASFDVEVIRADDIAISPERTALRPSLAIISVSVIDSGALILRDWQAAHGIPVVWVGAAPREHDPATYPSEYSHILPLDFTCAELRGMVMKLVLQMRAHSAKTHESDAMIANSECMQALLHEVDTFADCDTSVLVHGETGVGKERIAQLLHEKHSRYGQGPFVAVNCGAIPDGLFESLFFGHSKGSFTGAVVAHKGYFEQADGGTLFLDEIGDLPLYQQVKLLRVLEDSAVTRIGSATPVKLDFRLVAATNKLLPQLVKDGTFRADLYYRLAVIELKIPSLEERGAVDKIAIFKAFIAQIVGTERLAALPDLPYWLADAVADTYFPGNVRELRNLAERIGVTVRQIGAWDAARLQRLLALARTSQPVPAESVAEVLVDRSKWDMAERNRVLAALDANGWRRQDTALYLGISRKVLWEKMRKYQIFDEEPETRESE, from the coding sequence ATGAGAACCACCACCAAAATCGAGGAACTCGATATCTACGTCTGGGAGGGCAAGGCCGACATCGTCGACCGGGTCGCGCGCTGCATGGCGAGCTTCGACGTCGAAGTGATCCGTGCTGACGATATCGCGATCTCGCCCGAGCGGACCGCGCTGCGGCCGTCGCTCGCAATCATCAGCGTATCCGTGATCGACAGCGGCGCGCTGATCCTGCGCGACTGGCAGGCGGCGCACGGCATCCCGGTAGTGTGGGTCGGCGCCGCGCCGCGTGAACACGATCCGGCCACGTACCCGTCCGAGTACTCGCATATCCTGCCGCTCGACTTCACCTGCGCCGAATTGCGCGGCATGGTCATGAAGCTCGTGCTGCAAATGCGCGCGCACAGCGCGAAGACGCACGAGTCCGACGCGATGATCGCCAACTCGGAGTGCATGCAGGCGCTGCTGCACGAAGTCGACACCTTCGCCGATTGCGACACCAGTGTGCTGGTGCATGGCGAAACCGGCGTCGGCAAGGAGCGCATCGCGCAACTGCTGCACGAAAAACATAGCCGCTACGGGCAAGGCCCGTTCGTCGCGGTGAACTGCGGCGCGATTCCGGACGGGCTGTTCGAGTCGCTGTTCTTCGGTCACTCGAAAGGCTCGTTCACCGGCGCGGTGGTCGCGCACAAAGGCTACTTCGAGCAGGCCGACGGCGGCACGCTGTTCCTCGACGAAATCGGCGATCTGCCGCTCTATCAGCAGGTCAAGCTGCTGCGCGTGCTCGAAGACAGCGCGGTGACGCGCATTGGTTCGGCGACGCCGGTGAAGCTCGACTTCCGGCTGGTGGCGGCGACCAACAAACTGCTGCCGCAACTGGTGAAAGACGGCACGTTTCGCGCCGACCTCTACTACCGGCTTGCCGTGATCGAGTTGAAAATTCCGTCACTGGAAGAGCGGGGCGCCGTCGACAAGATCGCCATCTTCAAGGCGTTCATTGCGCAGATCGTCGGCACCGAGCGTCTCGCCGCGCTGCCCGACCTGCCGTACTGGCTCGCCGACGCCGTCGCGGACACCTACTTCCCCGGCAACGTGCGCGAACTGCGCAACCTGGCCGAACGCATCGGCGTGACCGTGCGCCAGATCGGTGCGTGGGACGCGGCGCGCCTGCAACGCCTGCTCGCGCTCGCGCGCACCAGTCAGCCGGTGCCGGCCGAAAGCGTCGCCGAGGTGCTGGTGGACCGCAGCAAGTGGGACATGGCCGAACGCAACCGCGTGCTGGCCGCGCTCGACGCAAACGGTTGGCGGCGCCAGGATACCGCGCTCTACCTGGGCATCAGCCGCAAGGTTCTGTGGGAGAAGATGCGCAAATACCAAATTTTCGACGAAGAGCCCGAAACACGCGAAAGTGAGTAA
- a CDS encoding DUF3613 domain-containing protein, whose product MKNRITKRGWRASMPARWLAMTAAAGVLLGASVCTMAQTDESAQPVQAAQPAVRASEVGHATRAWLDLQSSNAQAAPALPTLGAEAGLAYRRYMESFKSKIPDLYGSALNAGNGGSGAMAVNSELGGSSGGSN is encoded by the coding sequence ATGAAAAACAGAATCACGAAGCGGGGTTGGCGGGCGTCGATGCCGGCCCGGTGGCTGGCCATGACCGCGGCGGCCGGCGTGCTGCTGGGCGCCTCCGTCTGCACGATGGCGCAGACGGACGAATCGGCGCAGCCGGTTCAGGCCGCGCAGCCGGCGGTACGCGCCAGCGAAGTGGGTCATGCGACCCGCGCATGGCTCGACCTGCAGAGCAGCAATGCGCAAGCCGCGCCGGCGCTGCCGACGCTCGGCGCCGAAGCCGGGCTGGCCTATCGCCGCTACATGGAGTCGTTCAAGAGCAAGATTCCCGATCTGTACGGTTCCGCATTGAACGCCGGCAACGGCGGCAGCGGCGCGATGGCCGTCAACAGCGAGCTGGGCGGAAGCAGCGGCGGATCGAACTGA
- a CDS encoding type II secretion system F family protein yields the protein MQTQQLVALALALAALGLLLIAGLVLARMAAARRSERTLRHALDERALQSAALAAAAAARGAEGAQGGAKRAARHAPPTGLKGLLERFAHTGIRWLDTPFGRQIVAEEDRRLLEQCGFVDTRTRGLFLVARLAGAMVLPVLAGMLTRGQFEGSRYVALVIIAAMAGFMLPKFVLRRRAGKRRNGVVDELPLLVDLLRLLQGVGLSLDQSLQVVVNDFRGMLPVLAGELEIAQRQFTAGRTREQSLNRLATSYDNEDLRAVMRLLVQVDRHGGAVQEPLKQFGDRLRETRRAMLRERIGRLAVKMTGVMIVTLLPALMIVTAGPGVLAVQHSLGAAKH from the coding sequence ATGCAGACCCAACAACTCGTCGCGCTCGCGCTCGCTCTGGCCGCGCTCGGTTTGCTGCTGATCGCCGGACTGGTGCTGGCGCGCATGGCCGCCGCGCGGCGCAGCGAACGCACGCTGCGCCACGCGCTCGACGAGCGCGCGCTGCAAAGCGCGGCGCTCGCCGCCGCCGCGGCGGCACGCGGCGCAGAAGGCGCGCAGGGTGGCGCAAAGCGTGCCGCGCGGCACGCGCCGCCCACGGGTCTCAAAGGTCTGCTGGAGCGCTTCGCGCACACCGGGATTCGCTGGCTCGACACGCCGTTCGGCCGCCAGATCGTCGCCGAAGAAGATCGCCGGCTGCTCGAACAATGCGGTTTCGTGGATACGCGCACGCGCGGCCTCTTTCTGGTGGCGCGGCTCGCAGGTGCGATGGTGCTGCCCGTGCTGGCCGGCATGCTTACGCGCGGTCAGTTCGAGGGCTCGCGGTATGTGGCGCTGGTGATCATCGCCGCGATGGCGGGCTTCATGCTGCCGAAATTCGTGCTGCGGCGGCGCGCCGGCAAGCGCCGCAACGGCGTGGTCGACGAATTGCCGTTGCTGGTCGATCTGCTGCGGCTTCTGCAAGGCGTGGGTTTGTCGCTCGATCAGAGCTTGCAGGTGGTGGTCAACGACTTTCGCGGCATGCTGCCGGTGCTCGCCGGCGAGCTGGAAATCGCCCAGCGTCAGTTCACTGCCGGCCGCACGCGCGAGCAGTCGCTGAACCGGCTCGCAACGAGTTACGACAACGAAGATCTGCGCGCGGTTATGCGTTTGCTGGTGCAGGTGGACCGGCACGGCGGCGCCGTGCAGGAACCGCTCAAGCAGTTCGGAGACCGTCTGCGCGAAACGCGCCGCGCAATGTTGCGCGAACGCATTGGCCGGCTCGCCGTGAAGATGACGGGCGTGATGATCGTCACGTTGCTGCCCGCGTTGATGATCGTCACGGCCGGCCCCGGCGTGCTGGCTGTCCAGCATTCGCTGGGCGCGGCGAAGCACTGA
- a CDS encoding DUF2968 domain-containing protein: MDRKSKLRQIAFAAVIAIGAAQGVNAQSLPDSSAGAGAGGGVVSQPGATVALPATPPAGQAQTSALTPDEAKQSAAGNVAELQQMIHGSDLSELRTTYNGSYGASLLFYGKEMTYYVALFQQKNFWRVIKTQDAARADMIYKDFVRQTVQLSDVEIRRTQLEAQKAFTERMIALSQDRANRLQADLDVARQQQTIVASQQQQTRAEATALAQQKASAQDQLRAAQRQVRELQRQLESGLPSH; encoded by the coding sequence ATGGACCGAAAGTCGAAACTACGACAGATTGCCTTCGCCGCAGTCATCGCGATCGGGGCAGCGCAGGGCGTGAATGCGCAGTCTCTGCCGGACAGCAGCGCGGGTGCTGGCGCCGGGGGCGGCGTTGTTTCCCAGCCGGGCGCGACGGTGGCGTTGCCGGCAACGCCACCGGCAGGACAGGCTCAGACGTCGGCGCTCACGCCCGACGAAGCGAAGCAGTCCGCCGCGGGCAATGTGGCGGAATTGCAGCAGATGATCCACGGCTCGGATCTGAGCGAATTGCGCACCACCTATAACGGTAGCTACGGCGCGAGCTTGCTGTTTTACGGCAAGGAGATGACGTACTACGTGGCGCTGTTCCAGCAGAAAAATTTCTGGCGTGTCATCAAGACCCAGGACGCCGCGCGTGCCGACATGATCTACAAGGATTTCGTGCGTCAGACGGTGCAACTGTCGGACGTCGAGATTCGCCGCACGCAGCTCGAGGCGCAGAAAGCGTTTACGGAGCGGATGATCGCGTTGTCGCAAGACCGCGCGAACCGTCTGCAGGCCGATCTGGATGTGGCGCGCCAGCAGCAGACCATCGTGGCGAGCCAGCAGCAGCAGACCCGCGCCGAAGCTACGGCGCTCGCTCAGCAGAAGGCTTCCGCGCAAGATCAGTTGCGTGCCGCGCAGCGTCAGGTGCGTGAACTGCAGCGCCAACTGGAAAGCGGCTTGCCCTCGCACTGA
- a CDS encoding tetratricopeptide repeat protein, with translation MTHTLPFDSVKHGARCAAALALLALLGACASRDLTGYGVGPQAERAVLAQQANKDPAPDTPGMYLGLIDQMQSQGLYFASLAHIDAYDKQYGASPDSILLRADALRMTGQPAAAAAAYGELLKTPLATRGYRGLGLIAGAAGDFARAAQALQQAVQLAPTDAATLSDLGYARLRDGDVDGARVPLMKAAELDQSNPKIVSNFVLYLLASGDQAQALAVMNQQKLAPDVRAAIRSDAAKVAAAGRAQARGAPAQQQSGAAGAAGTGTGTVASAQGIEPAPRLLQRFSQ, from the coding sequence ATGACTCACACTCTCCCGTTCGATTCCGTCAAACATGGCGCGCGCTGCGCCGCGGCGCTGGCCTTGCTGGCGCTGCTCGGCGCGTGTGCGTCCAGAGACCTGACGGGCTACGGCGTCGGCCCGCAGGCCGAGCGTGCCGTGCTGGCCCAGCAGGCCAACAAGGATCCCGCGCCGGACACGCCCGGCATGTACCTCGGCCTGATCGACCAGATGCAATCGCAAGGACTGTACTTCGCTTCGCTCGCGCATATCGATGCGTACGACAAGCAGTACGGCGCGAGCCCCGACTCGATCCTGCTGCGCGCCGACGCGCTGCGCATGACCGGGCAGCCGGCCGCCGCCGCGGCCGCGTACGGAGAACTATTGAAGACGCCGCTCGCCACGCGCGGCTATCGCGGCCTCGGTCTGATCGCCGGCGCGGCCGGCGACTTCGCGCGCGCCGCGCAGGCGTTGCAGCAGGCCGTCCAGCTCGCGCCGACCGACGCGGCAACGCTGTCGGACCTCGGCTACGCAAGGCTGCGCGACGGCGACGTGGACGGCGCACGCGTGCCGCTCATGAAAGCGGCCGAACTCGACCAGAGCAATCCGAAGATCGTCAGCAACTTCGTGCTCTATCTGCTCGCGAGCGGCGACCAGGCGCAGGCGCTGGCGGTGATGAACCAGCAGAAGCTCGCACCGGACGTGCGCGCCGCGATTCGCAGCGATGCGGCGAAGGTGGCCGCGGCAGGACGCGCGCAAGCACGCGGCGCGCCGGCGCAACAGCAATCGGGCGCGGCGGGCGCGGCGGGCACGGGCACGGGCACGGTCGCGAGCGCGCAGGGCATCGAGCCCGCGCCGCGCCTGTTGCAGCGTTTCTCGCAATGA
- a CDS encoding TadG family pilus assembly protein — protein MRKLPFATTLAARNARPRWTGRAPARRQHGAIAMLAAIWLSVAIAALGALDVGNVYFARRQLQRTADLAAMAAVQLIGSTGGCATATTAAQQNAAANGFTAGSTTTISTTCGRWDTSSNAYFGTSGNPLNAVQVKTTQVVPYFFVGPSRNVSATATAFASNIDAFSLGTGIASINTQQSALLNAILGGLLNTSVSLSVGDTQSLATAHVKLEDLKVALGAATMKGLLGTTVSFQQLMVAMVTALQTGGDTINAAILQRLAVAIPGGQNITIGDGVTSAPGLLALGLANPDAAASATVNAFDALLVAAQIAQRSPDGTLGKAPVINVAAGLAGVAGISLQIVNPPVLAVGEGGTSADGTYRTNARTAVVNASVNLLPLNLPTITVGGAPLLAVTLSALSTPLNVSVQTAQGSASLTSVDCESTKAATNATIKVTPGIAALCIAGDASCSKPVNVVSLSAVVLGITVPAGTVALNPIKARLDPGTLTPLVFNGPSGSFDASKSANSNAIGSDGAVLTSTLLNSLSGALVVNALGVDLGGVVSLILSGLTGLLVPVLQPVFNLLDAVLVPTLSLLGVQVGTATVHNMSLTCGVAQLVN, from the coding sequence ATGCGCAAATTGCCTTTCGCCACGACGCTTGCCGCGCGCAACGCCCGTCCCCGGTGGACGGGGCGTGCGCCTGCGCGCCGCCAGCATGGCGCCATCGCGATGCTCGCGGCGATCTGGCTGAGCGTGGCGATTGCGGCGCTCGGTGCGCTCGACGTCGGCAACGTGTATTTCGCGCGCAGGCAGTTGCAGCGCACGGCCGATCTGGCGGCAATGGCGGCGGTCCAGTTGATCGGCTCCACGGGCGGCTGCGCGACCGCCACCACGGCCGCGCAGCAGAACGCCGCGGCCAACGGCTTCACGGCCGGCAGCACCACGACCATCAGCACCACGTGCGGCCGTTGGGACACGAGTTCGAACGCGTACTTCGGCACCAGCGGCAATCCGCTCAATGCGGTGCAGGTGAAGACGACCCAGGTCGTGCCGTATTTCTTCGTCGGACCGAGCCGTAACGTCTCGGCGACGGCCACCGCGTTCGCGTCCAACATCGACGCGTTTTCGCTCGGCACCGGCATCGCGTCGATCAATACGCAGCAGTCGGCGCTGTTGAACGCGATCCTTGGCGGCTTGCTGAACACGAGCGTGTCGCTGAGCGTGGGCGACACGCAGAGCCTCGCGACGGCGCACGTCAAGCTGGAAGATCTGAAAGTGGCGCTGGGCGCCGCGACGATGAAGGGGCTGCTCGGCACCACGGTGAGCTTTCAGCAACTGATGGTTGCGATGGTCACCGCGCTGCAGACGGGCGGCGATACGATCAATGCGGCGATTCTGCAGCGGTTGGCCGTGGCTATTCCGGGTGGCCAGAACATCACGATCGGCGATGGCGTCACGTCCGCACCCGGGTTGCTCGCGCTCGGCCTCGCCAATCCGGATGCCGCGGCGAGCGCGACGGTCAACGCGTTCGATGCATTGCTGGTTGCCGCGCAGATCGCGCAGCGCAGTCCGGACGGCACCTTGGGCAAGGCCCCGGTGATCAACGTGGCGGCGGGGCTCGCGGGCGTGGCCGGGATTTCGCTGCAGATCGTCAATCCGCCCGTGCTGGCGGTGGGCGAGGGCGGCACGTCGGCCGACGGGACATACCGGACGAACGCGCGCACGGCGGTGGTCAACGCGAGTGTGAATCTCTTGCCGCTCAACTTGCCGACGATCACGGTGGGCGGCGCGCCATTGCTCGCGGTGACCCTATCGGCATTGAGCACGCCTTTGAACGTCTCGGTGCAGACCGCCCAGGGTAGCGCGTCCCTGACGTCGGTCGATTGCGAGAGCACCAAGGCGGCCACGAATGCCACGATCAAGGTCACGCCTGGGATTGCCGCGCTCTGTATTGCCGGCGACGCGTCCTGCAGCAAGCCGGTCAACGTGGTGTCGTTGTCGGCGGTCGTGCTCGGCATCACGGTGCCGGCGGGGACGGTTGCGCTGAACCCGATCAAAGCCAGGCTCGATCCGGGCACGCTGACCCCGCTTGTCTTCAACGGTCCGTCGGGCAGTTTCGACGCCAGCAAAAGTGCGAATTCCAACGCCATCGGCAGCGATGGCGCCGTGCTGACCTCGACGTTGCTCAATAGCCTGTCGGGCGCGCTGGTCGTCAATGCGCTGGGTGTCGATCTAGGTGGCGTCGTGTCACTGATCCTTTCGGGCCTGACAGGCCTCCTCGTGCCGGTTCTCCAACCCGTCTTCAACCTCCTCGACGCAGTCCTCGTCCCCACACTGTCCCTGTTGGGCGTTCAGGTCGGCACCGCCACGGTCCACAACATGTCGCTGACGTGCGGCGTCGCGCAACTGGTCAACTAG